Proteins encoded by one window of Dioscorea cayenensis subsp. rotundata cultivar TDr96_F1 chromosome 6, TDr96_F1_v2_PseudoChromosome.rev07_lg8_w22 25.fasta, whole genome shotgun sequence:
- the LOC120263392 gene encoding presequence protease 1, chloroplastic/mitochondrial-like, translating to MERVALLRSLSCSATACRRLLFHSRTKSRLFSSNPHRKRLHLQQARALSCSSTLRCWPSAPPSSLHFRRKAVSFSPRAISTSPSPLPQDMDTDHDLAEKLGFEKIAEQTINECKSTAVLYKHKKTGAEVMSVSNDDENKVFGVVFRTPPKDSTGIPHILEHSVLCGSRKYPLKEPFVELLKGSLHTFLNAFTYPDRTCYPVASTNTKDFYNLVDVYLDAVFFPKCVEDFQTFQQEGWHYELNDPSEEVSFKGVVFNEMKGVYSQPDNILGRASQQALFPDNTYGVDSGGDPKVIPKLTFEEFKDFHRKYYHPSNARIWFYGDDDSNERLRILSEYLNEFEASSSSDESKVEPQKLFKEPVRIIEQYPAGDGGDLTKKHMVCINWLLSDKPLDLETELTLGFLDHLLLGTPASPLRKILLESGLGDAIVGGGMEDELLQPQFSIGLKGVSQNDIHKVEELVMETLKNLAEEGFSPEAVEASMNTIEFSLRENNTGSFPRGLSLMLRAVGKWIYDMDPFEPLKYEKPLQSLKARIAEEGSKAVFSPLIEKYILNNPHRVTVEMQPDPEKASRDEEAEKELLEKVKKSMTEEDLAELARATQELRLKQETPDPPEALRSVPSLSLKDIPKEPIHVPTEIGEVDGVKVLQHNLFTNDVLYSEVVFDMSSLKKELLQLVPLFCQSLLEMGTKDMDFVQLNQLIGRKTGGISVYPFTSAVRGKADPCTRIIVRGKAMAGRVDDLFNLMNCILQEVQLTDQQRFKQFVLQSKARMENRLRGSGHGIAAARMDAKLNVAGWISEQMGGVSYLEFLQDLEKKVDDDWDGISSSLEDIRTALISRKGCLINMTADEKNLINSTKFVAKFLDSLPNSSSTVNESWHAQLPSVNEAIVIPTQVNYVGKAGNIYDSGYQLKGSAYVISKYIGNTWLWDRVRVSGGAYGGFCDFDTHSGVFSYLSYRDPNLLKTLEVYDGTEDFLRELEMDDNTLTKAIIGTIGDVDSYQLPDAKGYSSMLRYLLGVTEEERQRRREEILSTTLKDFKEFADAIKVVKEKGVVVAVASPDDVGAANDERPGFLNIKKAL from the exons ATGGAGAGAGTAGCGCTTTTGCGCTCCTTATCCTGCTCTGCCACCGCATGCCGCCGCCTACTCTTCCATTCTAGAACCAAGTCTCGCCTCTTCTCCTCCAATCCTCACAGGAAGAGGCTCCATCTTCAGCAGGCCCGCGCCTTATCGTGCTCCAGTACTCTCCGTTGTTGGCCTTCGGCTCccccttcttctcttcatttcaGACGAAAAGCCGTCTCCTTTTCTCCTCGGGCTATCTCCACCTCTCCTAGTCCTCTCCCTCAAG ACATGGATACAGACCATGATCTTGCTGAGAAACTTGGATTCGAAAAGATTGCTGAACAGACCATTAATGAGTGTAAATCAACTGCTGTGCTTTACAAGCATAAGAAGACAGGGGCAGAGGTTATGTCTGTTTCAAATGATGATGAGAATAAAGTTTTTGGCGTTGTATTTAGGACACCTCC GAAAGATTCAACTGGTATACCTCATATACTTGAGCATAGTGTATTGTGTGGGTCAAGGAAATACCCTTTGAAAGAACCTTTTGTTGAGCTGTTGAAAGGTAGTTTGCATACTTTTCTGAATGCATTTACCTATCCTGATAGGACTTGCTATCCAGTTGCTTCAACAAATACAAAG GACTTCTACAATCTAGTTGATGTTTATTTGGATGCTGTCTTCTTCCCGAAATGCGTTGAGGACTTCCAGACATTTCAACAAGAGGGTTGGCATTATGAGCTTAATGATCCATCAGAAGAAGTATCCTTCAAAG gTGTTGttttcaatgaaatgaaaggaGTATACTCTCAACCAGATAACATTCTAGGCCGTGCATCACAACAG GCACTTTTCCCAGATAATACTTATGGCGTTGACAGTGGTGGTGATCCAAAAGTCATTCCAAAACTTACATTTGAAGAATTCAAG GATTTCCATCGAAAATATTACCATCCTAGCAATGCTAGGATATGGTTCTACGGAGATGATGATTCAAATGAGCGTCTTCGTATCCTCAGTG AATATCTTAATGAGTTTGAAGCTAGTTCATCCTCTGACGAGTCAAAAGTTGAACCACAAAAGCTATTTAAAGAGCCTGTGAGGATAATTGAACAATATCCTGCTGGTGACGGTGGTGACTTGACAAAGAAACACATGGTTTGCATTAACTGGCTTCTATCTGATAAGCCCTTAGACTTGGAAACCGAGCTAACACTCGGTTTCTTGGACCATCTTTTGCTTGGTACTCCGGCTTCTCCACTCCGAAAAATACTTCTTGAAAGTGGCTTAGGAGATGCTATTGTTGGTGGTGGAATGGAAGATGAACTTCTTCAACCTCAGTTCAGTATTGGACTGAAAGGTGTCTCTCAAAATGACATCCATAAAGTTGAAGAATTGGTTATGGAAACACTTAAAAACTTAGCAGAGGAAGGTTTTTCTCCTGAAGCAGTAGAAGCATCCATGAATACCATTGAATTTTCTCTTAGGGAGAATAACACTGGTTCCTTCCCGCGGGGATTATCACTGATGCTTCGTGCTGTT GGGAAATGGATATATGATATGGATCCATTTGAACctctaaaatatgaaaaaccatTACAGTCTTTGAAAGCACGCATTGCTGAGGAAGGATCCAAGGCTGTTTTCTCTCCTCTGATCGAGAAGTATATCTTGAACAACCCTCATCGTGTTACAGTTGAAATGCAG CCCGATCCTGAGAAAGCTTCACGCGATGAAGAAGCTGAGAAAGAACTTCTTGAAAAGGTTAAAAAAAGTATGACTGAAGAGGATCTTGCTGAACTAGCCCGTGCTACCCAGGAACTTCGTCTAAAACAGGAGACTCCGGATCCACCTGAAGCTTTGAGATCTGTCCCAAGTCTTTCATTGAAGGATATCCCCAAAGAGCCCATACATGTCCCAACAGAA ATTGGCGAGGTTGATGGAGTTAAAGTTTTGCAGCATAACCTTTTTACAAATGATGTTCTATATTCAGAAGTTGTATTTGATATGAGCTCGCTGAAGAAAGAACTCCTTCAACTGGTTCCATTGTTTTG TCAGTCTTTGCTAGAGATGGGCACAAAGGACATGGATTTTGTGCAACTCAATCAATTAATTGGAAGGAAGACTGGAGGAATTTCTGTTTATCCTTTTACATCAGCTGTACGAGGAAAAGCAGATCCATGTACTCGCATTATAGTTCGCGGTAAAGCTATGGCAGGAAGAGTCGATGACTTATTCAACCTG ATGAACTGCATTCTTCAGGAAGTTCAATTGACAGATCAACAACGGTTCAAGCAGTTTGTCTTGCAAAGCAAAGCAAGAATGGAG AACCGGTTACGAGGCAGTGGTCATGGAATTGCAGCTGCAAGAATGGATGCCAAACTTAATGTTGCCGGATGGATTTCTGAACAGATGGGTGGTGTTAG TTATTTGGAATTTTTGCAAGATCTTGAGAAGAAAGTTGATGATGATTGGGATggaatttcttcttctctcgaGGATATACGAACAGCATTGATCTCCAGAAAAGGTTGCTTGATTAATATGACGGCAGATGAAAAGAACCTAATCAATTCCACAAAGTTTGTTGCCAAGTTTCTTGATTCACTCCCAAATTCTTCATCCACTGTAAATGAATCATGGCATGCTCAGCTTCCTTCAGTAAATGAAGCGATAGTGATTCCAACCCAG GTTAATTATGTTGGGAAAGCTGGTAACATATATGATTCAGGATATCAGCTCAAAGGAAGTGCATATGTGATTTCTAAGTACATTGGTAATACTTGGTTATGGGATCGTGTTCGAGTTAGTGGTGGTGCATATGGAGGTTTTTGTGATTTTGACACTCATTCAG GAGTATTCTCCTACCTGTCATATCGTGATCCTAACTTACTGAAAACACTGGAAGTGTATGATGGCACGGAAGACTTTCTCCGGGAATTAGAAATGGATGACAATACCCTTACAAAAGCGATCATTGGCACCATTGGAGATGTGGACTCATACCAGCTGCCAGATGCCAAAGGCTACAGTAG TATGTTGCGATATCTACTGGGTGTCACGGAGGAAGAAAGGCAAAGAAGGCGGGAAGAAATCCTGTCAACCAC CTTGAAGGACTTCAAGGAGTTTGCAGATGCAATCAAGGTGGTCAAGGAAAAGGGTGTTGTGGTTGCAGTTGCATCTCCTGATGATGTCGGAGCTGCCAACGACGAGCGACCCGgatttttaaacattaagaaGGCACTCTAA
- the LOC120263359 gene encoding transmembrane protein 131 homolog → MKQGFMAGIPFWGCLWRMLRVSCAVVLLVLLFFCSIGVAFSFRCEDEVGFDGGCVRYGGFGGLDNGSEGFPGCLWMEYVCGDSDSFCFPSTLLVSEEDDRCQAQDSVGASSDGLAEVKEPRSEESIVSCAFVDSVSEVHEEVDTEKKNFDGDGVSSCKGSVFTDAWMEGSTGLIGSFDEHSVSSSLSPHVEISPSSLDFGMRDRYSPSLEFLTVRNLHNEIVLDVYDLFSTDPQFYPFGFDKLCLAPGEAASIGFVFLPRNLGSSSAHIVLQTSFGGFIIQAKGVAIESPYKAEAFVGLDINSGVKLNRNLSLHNPFDDLLYVQEVTAWISFYSGNLTNLRHVACSTDASEWFPEDFGSSSSVKDFLTGKGGDEGFHWFEIKPHRPFKLSPHADETIIELNMWPSIQGKISGAICMKLHASTLDKPDVVIVPLEAEVHGKVTYNALSGLASAYFESLAPCNEAGMVFTLYVRNNAPYVLSVVGIREVLEGSELFRIKYMSGLIVYPGTVTQVALIGFTPTGNTDVLPPKIPTVDPNCMLVIMTNDSANPEITIPCQDLVSVCSRHEPKSSSFPSDGSYIGLGLHQDKDKLTNAKTRPLGSIVEDSLLKKSKNLELLEADELILTNWRSHGTMSDLSVLKDDELLFPVVQIGTSFSKWIAVHNPSQKPVVMQLLLNSGEIIDQCKSSNVASKVNSSGCNVIDSTVTRYGFSVSNSAITEAFVHPFGSALFGPIIFHPSSRCMWRSSALIRNNLSGVEWLPLRAFGGSHSLTLLERFQPVGKLEFRLELPMKRNLSSPDTVYHLDMKNASCNHIVFKELYAKNTGELPLEVIKLQVSEADCVLDGFRIETCKGFNLAPGETRRLLISYEADFTATEVQRDLKIAMATGLLVIPMKASLPVFMVNVCRKSWKFMSLPIIVMLVTVSVILLVLFILPLTFPSGIEDYLVKDNNVISTITCDEKPSRVHHYTGKSRSVKENVKNEVGRVDRSSPCRNGVLGNIKKMQGKKDLDHQKKPTLTQPSPTETHPRDSDTSELPQNGHLTVHVARERGRRRKRRGGLAAKFEVSSSQSGNSTPSSPLSPSASTPKEIWSSSRDSPETIFSRESAGRNENKEGLSQREISIECYESNCLLSALEKSSPEKSHVTVKSNTKPTLLPSATFPSASWRAPGVGTSTFLASTSPIAPHARAPGSNLSKGKMIKRVEDDVLGSEFTYDIWGNHFSGPLDGKPKCLLSRVSDASEGDSQSFFATDPQSLMMLSSVHSESPGQKSPPSVSQGCKPPLNDVSCLNQME, encoded by the exons ATGAAGCAGGGTTTCATGGCGGGCATCCCCTTCTG GGGATGCTTGTGGAGGATGTTGAGGGTTTCTTGTGCTGTGGTGTTGCTGGTTTTGCTGTTTTTTTGTTCGATAGGGGTCGCTTTTTCGTTTAGGTGTGAGGATGAGGTGGGTTTTGATGGTGGTTGTGTGAGGTATGGGGGTTTTGGTGGGTTAGACAATGGGTCGGAAGGTTTTCCTGGTTGTTTGTGGATGGAGTATGTGTGTGGTGATTCtgattctttttgttttccgtCTACTTTGTTAGTATCGGAAGAAGATGATAGATGTCAAGCTCAGGACTCTGTGGGAGCTTCTTCTGATGGCTTGGCTGAGGTGAAAGAACCAAGGAGTGAGGAAAGTATTGTTTCTTGTGCTTTTGTGGATTCTGTGAGTGAAGTTCATGAAGAGGTGGATACAGAGAAGAAGAATTTTGATGGGGATGGTGTGAGTTCTTGTAAAGGATCAGTTTTTACTGATGCTTGGATGGAGGGATCCACTGGGTTGATTGGTTCCTTTGATGAGCACTCTGTTTCAAGTTCTTTGTCACCACATGTGGAGATAAGCCCCTCTTCATTGGATTTTGGGATGAGAGATAGGTATTCTCCTTCTTTGGAATTCTTGACAGTGAGAAACTTGCACAATGAGATTGTTTTAGATGTGTATGATCTGTTTAGCACTGATCCCCAGTTTTATCCGTTTGGTTTTGACAAACTTTGCTTGGCCCCTGGTGAAGCTGCTTCCATTGGTTTTGTGTTTTTACCAAGAAATTTAGGGTCATCATCAGCTCATATTGTCCTGCAGACTAGCTTTGGAGGTTTCATTATACAGGCTAAAGGTGTCGCAATTGAGTCCCCTTATAAAGCAGAGGCTTTTGTGGGCTTGGATATCAATTCTGGTGTGAAGTTGAATAGAAATTTGTCTTTACACAATCCTTTTGATGATCTACTTTATGTTCAGGAAGTAACTGCTTGGATTTCTTTCTACTCTGGAAACCTTACTAATTTGAGACATGTTGCATGTAGCACTGATGCGTCAGAGTGGTTTCCAGAGGATTTTGGTTCTTCTTCAAGTGTCAAGGATTTTCTGACTGGGAAGGGTGGTGATGAGGGATTTCATTGGTTTGAGATTAAGCCCCACAGACCATTTAAATTGTCTCCTCATGCGGATGAAACCATCATAGAATTGAACATGTGGCCATCCATTCAAGGAAAGATCTCTGGAGCTATTTGCATGAAGTTGCATGCTTCCACACTTGACAAGCCTGATGTGGTTATAGTCCCTCTAGAGGCAGAAGTGCATGGAAAAGTAACTTACAATGCTTTAAGTGGTTTGGCATCTGCATATTTTGAGTCTCTTGCTCCATGTAATGAAGCAGGCATGGTTTTCACTCTGTATGTGAGAAATAATGCTCCATATGTGTTAAGTGTGGTAGGCATTCGTGAAGTTTTAGAAGGCTCAGAGCTTTTCCGCATAAAATACATGAGTGGATTAATAGTTTACCCTGGGACAGTAACACAGGTAGCTCTCATTGGTTTTACTCCTACCGGTAACACAGATGTTCTCCCACCTAAAATTCCTACTGTCGATCCTAATTGCATGCTAGTTATCATGACAAATGATTCTGCCAATCCAGAGATCACAATTCCTTGTCAAGACTTAGTCAGTGTCTGCTCAAGGCATGAACCTAAGTCGAGCTCTTTTCCATCTGATGGTTCGTACATTGGATTGGGACTTCACCAGGACAAGGACAAATTGACAAATGCAAAAACGAGACCGTTAGGAAGCATTGTTGAAGACTCACTGCTGAAGAAG TCAAAAAATCTTGAGCTACTTGAAGCAGATGAGCTGATACTTACAAATTGGAGATCTCATGGCACCATGAGTGACTTGTCTGTGCTTAAGGATGATGAGCTGTTGTTTCCAGTGGTTCAAATTGGTACTAGTTTCTCTAAATGGATAGCTGTTCATAATCCAAGTCAAAAGCCTGTTGTAATGCAACTTTTGCTGAACTCTGGGGAAATCATTGATCAGTGCAAATCTTCTAATGTTGCATCCAAGGTTAACTCGAGCGGATGTAATGTTATTGACTCTACAGTGACTAGATATGGGTTTTCTGTTTCAAATTCAGCAATAACTGAAGCCTTCGTACATCCTTTTGGAAGTGCTTTATTTGGGCCTATCATTTTCCATCCCTCAAGTCGATGCATGTGGAGAAGTTCAGCTTTGATCAGGAACAATCTTTCAGGTGTAGAGTGGTTGCCTCTTCGAGCATTTGGTGGTTCACATTCTCTTACTCTTCTTGAAAGGTTTCAACCTGTTGGTAAACTAGAATTCCGCCTAGAGTTGCCAATGAAACGTAATTTATCTTCCCCAGATACAGTATACCACTTGGATATGAAAAATGCTTCTTGTAATCATATAGTATTCAAGGAGTTATATGCAAAAAACACAGGCGAACTTCCTCTTGAGGTAATCAAACTTCAAGTATCAGAAGCTGATTGTGTTTTAGATGGCTTTCGAATAGAGACATGTAAAGGTTTCAATTTAGCTCCAGGAGAAACAAGGAGACTTCTTATTTCATATGAAGCAGACTTTACTGCAACTGAAGTTCAGAGAGATCTCAAGATAGCCATGGCTACAGGTTTATTAGTGATACCCATGAAAGCTAGCCTTCCAGTTTTTATGGTCAATGTTTGCAGGAAGTCCTGGAAATTTATGTCTCTGCCCATTATTGTTATGCTAGTTACCGTTTCCGTTATTCTCCTGGTGCTTTTCATTCTTCCTCTTACCTTTCCTTCAGGCATTGAAGACTATCTTGTGAAGGATAATAATGTCATATCCACCATCACTTGTGATGAAAAACCTTCACGCGTGCACCACTATACTGGAAAATCCAG GTCTGTGAaggaaaatgtgaaaaatgaagTAGGTCGTGTTGATAGATCTTCGCCTTGTCGAAATGGTGTTCTAGGTAACATCAAAAAGATGCAGGGGAAGAAGGATTTAGATCATCAAAAGAAGCCTACATTAACTCAGCCATCTCCAACAGAAACACATCCCAGAGACTCTGATACATCAGAATTACCCCAGAATGGCCATCTTACTGTCCATGTTGCAAGAGAAAGAggaaggaggaggaagaggaggggTGGATTGGCAGCAAAATTTGAAGTTTCTAGTAGTCAGAGTGGGAATTCTACACCATCTTCGCCTTTGTCCCCTAGTGCGTCCACTCCAAAGGAAATATGGTCCTCATCTCGTGACAGTCCTGAGACCATATTTTCTAGAGAATCAGCAGGAAGGAATGAAAACAAGGAAGGATTGTCACAGCGCGAAATTTCCATCGAGTGCTATGAGAGCAATTGCTTACTATCTGCTCTAGAAAAGTCTTCTCCAGAGAAGTCGCATGTTACAGTGAAATCAAATACCAAGCCTACTCTCTTGCCTTCTGCCACTTTTCCTAGTGCTAGTTGGCGTGCTCCTGGTGTGGGAACTTCAACCTTCTTGGCTTCAACTTCTCCTATTgctccacatgcccgtgcgccaGGATCTAATCTCAGTAAAGGGAAAATGATAAAACGAGTTGAAGATGATGTGCTTGGAAGTGAGTTCACTTATGACATATGGGGCAATCATTTTTCTGGCCCGTTAGATGGCAAGCCAAAATGTCTCTTGTCAAGGGTATCCGATGCTTCAGAAGGTGACTCTCAAAGTTTTTTTGCAACAGATCCTCAGTCACTAATGATGTTGTCATCGGTGCACTCTGAATCTCCAGGTCAGAAATCACCCCCCTCTGTGTCTCAAGGTTGTAAGCCTCCTTTGAATGATGTAAGTTGCCTTAATCAAATGGAGTAG